A stretch of Methylogaea oryzae DNA encodes these proteins:
- a CDS encoding hydrogenase maturation protease — translation MPAGRHIICFGNALHGDDGFGPYVYERLREHAWPDDVRLFNAAVAGLDALPWLEDCRVAILVDALAGGGRPGTVRLFRPEQIDSPQADLSGHAAGVPYLLRAAAALHGTAPEILVVGAEVEAVTPFAPGLTPALRRAAERVARLIRRRLIGVGP, via the coding sequence ATGCCCGCCGGCCGACATATCATCTGCTTCGGCAACGCGCTGCACGGCGACGACGGTTTCGGGCCGTACGTTTACGAGCGCTTGCGGGAGCACGCCTGGCCGGACGATGTGCGTTTGTTCAATGCCGCCGTCGCCGGCCTGGATGCGTTGCCCTGGCTGGAAGACTGCCGCGTGGCGATTCTGGTGGACGCCCTGGCCGGCGGCGGCCGTCCCGGCACGGTGCGCCTGTTCCGGCCGGAACAAATCGACAGTCCGCAAGCGGATTTGTCCGGACACGCCGCCGGCGTGCCTTATTTGCTGAGGGCCGCCGCCGCCCTGCACGGCACGGCCCCGGAGATCCTGGTGGTCGGCGCCGAGGTCGAGGCGGTCACGCCTTTCGCTCCCGGATTGACGCCGGCTCTGAGGCGGGCGGCCGAGCGCGTGGCGCGGCTGATCCGGCGGCGCTTGATCGGGGTGGGGCCGTGA
- a CDS encoding putative bifunctional diguanylate cyclase/phosphodiesterase, translating to MRDTVSRVRVEGLAFLQDADPPRWSGHVSLLGQARPLHLLIFATAQGYAAVAAACPHEGYNLAQCPLQGDDTLVCPAHGMRVGLQARGFPVDRQGEAFFVAASALPSPLCEIAEHSNSDSAAGTIAQLDNEIGQLTLANFKKEKQILAISRTMEAMLEEAERQKLQLKDVASKQQALARFVNRVMDGMDDVLLVIDTEGRIKQANTAALRELDFTAEELLESPFDDLLSAADREKLSLRLPALPWAVRSVALETVRLGNGYAAEHSLHGRGGTMAGIYLLKGNLLHSEQGKLEGAVITASNISLLKDREMKLRLSAKVFENSGEAIFITDAQANILDVNTAFTTITGYEKGEARGRNVRFLKSGRHDHDFYVRMWQELVAKGNWRGEIWDRRKNGQAFPILLTINALMDDEGLVSHYVAIFSDISSLKQTEQKLEQLAYYDALTSLPNRFLFKDRLEHECLLAQRNHTRLAVFFIDLDRFKNVNDTLGHWAGDRLLQEVAGRIKVCVRQSDTVARLGGDEFTVILSGIEEAGDAADVAQKIIRALEVPLDINRQQIYISASIGIALAPEDGTDFTTLTKHADAAMYAAKAKGKGTFQYFEAHMNVEAQRRIELETKLRRALENGEFVLCYQPKADVGLSGITGAEALVRWRHPADGMIAPDRFIPVAEETGLIYPLGNWILRTAFLQAKAWAARFPGFRLAINLSARQLLADEFIADLADILRETGVSPQSIELEITESLVMHDIDTATRRLRSITAQGIRIAMDDFGTGYSSLSYLQKLPIDILKIDRSFIQEYTGPQDVERAALIKAIIAMGRSLNMRVVAEGVETAQQLELLSRHACDEIQGYLLSPAISAEQLECYCADFPQRSKAVS from the coding sequence GTGAGGGACACCGTCAGCCGGGTGCGCGTCGAAGGCTTGGCTTTTCTGCAGGACGCCGATCCGCCCCGTTGGTCGGGACATGTGTCGTTGTTGGGGCAGGCGCGTCCGCTGCACTTGTTGATTTTCGCCACCGCCCAAGGTTACGCGGCGGTGGCCGCCGCCTGTCCCCACGAGGGTTACAACCTCGCCCAATGCCCTTTGCAAGGCGACGATACCTTGGTTTGTCCTGCTCACGGCATGCGCGTCGGCCTGCAAGCGAGGGGATTTCCGGTTGATCGGCAAGGGGAGGCGTTTTTCGTCGCGGCCTCGGCTTTGCCGTCGCCCCTATGCGAAATCGCCGAGCATTCGAACTCCGATTCGGCGGCGGGCACCATCGCGCAGCTCGACAATGAAATCGGCCAATTGACCCTGGCCAATTTCAAAAAGGAAAAGCAGATTCTCGCCATCAGCCGCACCATGGAGGCGATGCTGGAGGAGGCTGAGCGGCAGAAGCTCCAACTCAAGGACGTGGCGTCCAAACAGCAAGCCTTGGCCCGTTTCGTCAATCGGGTTATGGACGGCATGGACGATGTGCTGCTGGTGATCGACACCGAGGGGCGCATCAAGCAAGCCAACACCGCCGCCCTGCGCGAGCTGGATTTTACGGCGGAAGAATTGCTGGAATCGCCGTTCGACGATTTGCTTTCCGCCGCCGACCGGGAAAAGCTCTCGCTCCGTTTGCCGGCCCTGCCGTGGGCGGTACGATCCGTGGCGCTGGAAACCGTTCGCTTGGGTAACGGCTATGCCGCCGAGCACAGCCTGCACGGCCGGGGCGGGACGATGGCGGGGATTTATCTGCTCAAGGGCAATTTGCTCCATTCCGAGCAAGGCAAGCTGGAAGGCGCCGTTATCACCGCCAGCAATATCAGCTTGCTCAAAGATCGCGAAATGAAGCTGCGTTTGAGCGCCAAGGTATTCGAAAACAGCGGCGAAGCCATATTCATCACCGACGCCCAAGCCAATATCCTCGACGTCAACACCGCGTTTACCACCATCACGGGGTATGAAAAAGGCGAGGCCCGCGGCCGCAACGTGCGTTTTTTGAAATCGGGCCGCCACGACCACGATTTTTATGTGCGCATGTGGCAGGAGCTGGTTGCCAAGGGCAATTGGCGCGGCGAAATTTGGGATAGGCGCAAAAACGGCCAGGCTTTCCCTATCCTGCTGACCATCAACGCGCTGATGGACGACGAGGGCTTGGTGAGCCACTACGTCGCCATTTTTTCCGACATCAGCAGCCTCAAGCAAACCGAGCAGAAGCTGGAGCAGTTGGCTTATTACGATGCCCTGACATCGCTGCCCAACCGCTTTCTGTTCAAGGACCGTTTGGAACACGAATGCCTGCTGGCGCAGCGCAATCACACCCGCCTGGCGGTGTTCTTCATCGATCTGGACCGTTTCAAGAACGTTAACGATACCCTCGGCCATTGGGCCGGCGACCGCTTGCTGCAGGAGGTGGCGGGGCGGATCAAGGTCTGCGTGCGCCAGTCCGACACGGTGGCGCGCTTGGGCGGCGACGAGTTCACCGTCATTCTGTCGGGCATCGAGGAGGCCGGCGACGCGGCGGATGTCGCGCAAAAAATCATTCGTGCCTTGGAAGTGCCGTTGGACATCAATCGCCAGCAAATCTACATCAGCGCCAGCATCGGCATCGCCCTGGCGCCGGAAGACGGCACCGATTTCACCACGCTGACCAAACACGCCGATGCCGCCATGTACGCCGCCAAGGCGAAAGGCAAGGGCACGTTCCAATATTTCGAAGCGCACATGAACGTCGAGGCGCAGCGGCGCATCGAGTTGGAAACCAAGCTGCGCCGCGCTTTGGAAAACGGGGAGTTCGTGCTGTGTTATCAGCCGAAAGCCGATGTCGGCTTGTCGGGCATCACCGGAGCCGAGGCCTTGGTGCGCTGGCGGCATCCCGCCGACGGCATGATCGCGCCGGATCGGTTCATTCCCGTCGCGGAGGAAACCGGGCTGATTTATCCCTTGGGCAACTGGATACTGCGTACCGCCTTTTTACAGGCCAAGGCCTGGGCCGCGCGCTTTCCGGGATTCCGCCTGGCGATCAATCTGTCGGCCCGGCAGTTGTTGGCGGACGAATTTATCGCCGACCTGGCCGACATTCTGCGGGAAACCGGCGTATCGCCCCAATCCATCGAGCTGGAAATCACCGAAAGCCTGGTCATGCACGACATCGATACGGCGACGCGACGCTTGCGGTCCATCACCGCACAGGGCATCCGCATCGCCATGGACGATTTCGGCACCGGATATTCGTCGTTGTCTTATTTGCAGAAGCTTCCCATCGACATCCTCAAGATCGACCGTTCCTTCATCCAGGAATACACCGGTCCGCAGGATGTGGAGCGCGCCGCGCTGATCAAGGCGATCATCGCCATGGGGCGCAGCCTCAATATGCGGGTGGTGGCGGAAGGCGTGGAAACGGCGCAGCAGTTGGAGCTATTGAGCCGCCATGCGTGCGACGAAATCCAAGGGTATCTGCTGTCGCCGGCCATCTCGGCGGAGCAACTGGAATGCTACTGCGCGGATTTCCCGCAGCGGTCCAAGGCCGTGTCTTAA
- a CDS encoding 2Fe-2S iron-sulfur cluster-binding protein, which translates to MSKTFTLDGKEIPFEDGQTVIQAALDAGAYIPHLCHHPEFPPSGSCKLCTVKIDGRQTASCTRRAEAGMTVESDTQELNDERRSLTQMLFVEGNHFCPSCEKSGDCQLQATAYQLHMLTPHYDHFFPNRPVDASHPDYLLEFNRCILCSLCVRASRDVDGKNVFALGGRGIGTHLTVNAASHRLADTDFSADDMAAKVCPVGVILKKRVGFAVPIGQRTFDKKPAADYVDSRLPAKED; encoded by the coding sequence ATGAGCAAAACCTTCACTCTGGACGGCAAGGAAATTCCTTTCGAGGACGGCCAAACCGTCATCCAGGCGGCCCTGGACGCCGGCGCTTACATTCCGCATCTGTGCCACCATCCGGAGTTCCCGCCCAGCGGCTCCTGCAAGCTGTGCACGGTGAAAATCGACGGCCGGCAAACCGCTTCCTGCACCCGCCGCGCCGAAGCCGGCATGACGGTGGAAAGCGATACCCAGGAGCTGAACGACGAGCGGCGCTCCTTGACGCAAATGCTGTTCGTGGAAGGCAACCATTTCTGCCCCTCCTGCGAGAAGAGCGGCGACTGCCAGCTGCAGGCCACTGCCTACCAGCTGCACATGCTGACGCCCCACTACGACCACTTTTTCCCCAACCGGCCGGTGGACGCCTCGCACCCGGACTATTTGCTGGAGTTCAACCGCTGCATCCTCTGCTCGCTGTGCGTACGCGCCAGCCGCGACGTGGACGGCAAGAACGTGTTCGCCCTGGGCGGACGCGGCATCGGCACCCACCTCACGGTCAACGCCGCCTCCCATCGCCTGGCCGACACGGACTTCTCCGCCGACGACATGGCCGCTAAGGTATGCCCCGTGGGGGTGATCCTGAAAAAGCGGGTCGGCTTCGCCGTGCCCATCGGCCAGCGGACGTTCGACAAGAAACCGGCGGCCGATTACGTCGATTCCCGCCTGCCCGCCAAGGAGGACTGA
- a CDS encoding nickel-dependent hydrogenase large subunit: MSRRIVNIDLNRVEGDLEFQLELEGSTVADARCIGTMYRGFEQIMIGRAPKDSLVITPRICGICGTAHLYAAVLALEQIGKIAVPPNASRIRNLCLMAETVQSDLRQSFLFFTADFCHARYAGHPLYSQALEAFQPFQGWAHRGTLEHSRHMVKIVAIFGGQWPHSSYMLPGGVTTPPTAKRIVDCQAVLNPLTRWFEDKIIGGDLDDWLALATADELWRWLERSKAADAAVGLLTRLARSLDLHRQAPGTPHMLSYGAYCDPQHWQEDGRQLWRSGFLDGNVGEVVPFDQQAIAEHVAYSWFLPYAGGRHPWQGQTVPDYQPHSGRYTWAKAPRYRDHVVQTGPLAELLVDGEPLVSALYRDEGGSTWLRQFARLRRTGILLGQMRETLRELAAALDQPHYLAPPDASLPDGEGYGLVTAARGGLGHWLRVEDGVIAQYQVVTPTAWNASPKDSAGRHGHWEQSLLGVTLQDPDDPLEIGHIIRSHDPCLVCTVHVLGSDRRLSLRP, encoded by the coding sequence ATGTCGCGCCGGATCGTGAACATCGACTTGAACCGGGTGGAAGGCGACCTGGAATTCCAACTGGAGCTGGAAGGCAGCACCGTGGCGGATGCCCGCTGCATCGGCACGATGTACCGGGGGTTCGAGCAGATCATGATCGGCCGCGCGCCGAAAGACTCCCTGGTTATCACGCCGCGCATCTGCGGCATTTGCGGCACGGCGCATTTGTATGCGGCGGTGCTGGCCCTGGAGCAGATCGGCAAGATCGCGGTGCCGCCCAACGCCAGCCGCATCCGCAACCTGTGTTTGATGGCGGAGACGGTGCAAAGCGACCTGCGCCAGTCGTTTTTGTTCTTCACCGCCGATTTTTGCCACGCCCGTTACGCCGGCCACCCGCTTTATTCCCAGGCGCTGGAAGCCTTCCAACCGTTCCAGGGCTGGGCGCACCGGGGCACGCTGGAGCATTCGCGCCACATGGTCAAGATCGTCGCCATCTTCGGCGGCCAGTGGCCGCATTCGTCCTACATGTTGCCCGGCGGTGTCACGACGCCGCCTACCGCCAAGCGCATCGTCGATTGCCAAGCGGTGCTCAACCCGTTGACCCGCTGGTTCGAGGACAAAATCATCGGCGGCGATTTGGACGACTGGCTGGCGCTGGCGACGGCGGACGAGCTGTGGCGCTGGCTGGAGCGGAGCAAAGCCGCCGACGCCGCCGTCGGCTTGCTGACGCGCCTGGCGCGGTCCCTCGACTTGCACCGGCAGGCGCCGGGGACGCCCCATATGCTCAGCTACGGCGCCTATTGCGACCCGCAGCATTGGCAGGAAGACGGCCGGCAGTTATGGCGTTCCGGTTTTCTCGACGGCAACGTCGGCGAAGTGGTGCCCTTCGACCAGCAGGCCATTGCCGAACACGTGGCGTATTCCTGGTTTTTGCCGTACGCGGGCGGGCGCCATCCCTGGCAGGGACAGACCGTGCCCGACTATCAGCCCCATTCCGGCCGTTATACCTGGGCCAAGGCACCGCGGTACCGCGACCATGTGGTGCAAACCGGACCCTTGGCGGAACTGCTGGTCGACGGCGAGCCGCTGGTCAGCGCCCTGTATCGGGACGAAGGCGGCAGCACTTGGCTGCGGCAGTTCGCCCGCCTGCGGCGCACCGGTATATTGCTGGGGCAAATGCGCGAAACCCTGCGGGAATTGGCGGCAGCGCTGGACCAGCCCCATTATTTGGCGCCGCCCGACGCCTCTTTGCCCGACGGCGAAGGGTACGGCCTGGTGACCGCCGCCCGCGGCGGCTTGGGCCATTGGCTGCGGGTGGAGGACGGGGTCATCGCCCAGTATCAGGTGGTGACGCCGACGGCGTGGAACGCGTCTCCCAAGGACAGCGCCGGCCGCCACGGGCACTGGGAGCAAAGCCTGTTGGGCGTTACCCTGCAGGATCCGGACGATCCTTTGGAAATCGGCCACATCATCCGCTCTCACGACCCTTGCCTGGTGTGCACGGTGCACGTTCTGGGTTCGGATCGCCGCCTGTCCCTGCGGCCTTAG
- a CDS encoding NADP oxidoreductase, giving the protein MNAPEKKKLKVATTSLAGCFGCHMSFLDIDERLFDLVELVEFDRSPLTDIKHAGKCDIGLIEGGLCNAENVHVLREFRQQCDILIAVGACAINGGLPAQRNPLSLPMILEEVYHTSPGLHNGLIPNDPELPLPLDKVHPIHEVVKVDYFMPGCPPSGDTIWKVLTDLLAGKEPNLPHELLHYD; this is encoded by the coding sequence GTGAACGCACCGGAAAAGAAAAAGCTCAAAGTCGCCACCACCTCCCTGGCCGGCTGTTTCGGCTGCCATATGTCCTTCCTGGACATCGACGAACGGCTGTTCGACCTGGTGGAACTGGTGGAATTCGACCGCTCGCCCCTCACCGACATCAAGCATGCCGGCAAGTGCGACATCGGCCTCATCGAAGGCGGTTTGTGCAACGCGGAAAACGTCCACGTGCTGCGGGAATTCCGCCAGCAGTGCGACATCCTCATCGCCGTGGGCGCCTGCGCCATCAACGGCGGCCTGCCGGCGCAAAGAAACCCGTTGTCGCTGCCCATGATCCTGGAAGAGGTCTACCACACCAGCCCCGGCCTGCATAACGGCCTGATTCCCAACGACCCGGAATTACCCCTGCCGCTGGACAAGGTGCACCCCATCCACGAAGTGGTAAAGGTCGATTACTTCATGCCCGGCTGCCCGCCCTCCGGCGACACCATTTGGAAAGTGCTGACGGACCTTCTGGCCGGCAAGGAACCCAACCTGCCCCACGAACTGCTGCACTATGACTGA
- a CDS encoding Ni/Fe hydrogenase subunit alpha yields MTYHLETAEHPETLRRVAIDPVSRVEGHGKVTLLLDEDNKIHQVRLHIVEFRGFERFIQGRPYWEVPVMVQRLCGICPVSHHLAASKAMDPIVGAHHLTPTAEKIRRLMHFGQIMQSHALHFFHLCSPDLLFGFDSDVAKRNIVGVAEAHPETAKQGVLLRKFGQEVIRMTAGKRIHGTGAIPGGVNKSLTVAERDELLKDVYTMIAWSRDAVHLVKKLHDANPALYNSFGLCRSNMLSIVGHEGAMDLYDGKLRARDADGKLIFDGVDCNNYYQTIEEEVRPWSYMKFPFIKALGKEDGWYKVGPLARVQNCDSIPTAFADHERRDFMDYAGGSPIHASLAFHWTRMIEMLHAVEGIKELLHDDDILGTELMATGERKREGIGVIEAPRGTLFHHYRVDDDDLVTMCNLIVSTTNNNQAMNEAIRHVAKRYLHGHEITEGLLNHIEVAIRAFDPCLSCATHALGKMPLKVELVDAAGQQVHELSRGL; encoded by the coding sequence ATGACTTACCACCTGGAAACCGCCGAACACCCCGAAACCCTGCGCCGCGTCGCCATCGACCCCGTTTCTCGGGTGGAAGGCCACGGCAAGGTCACCCTGCTGCTGGACGAGGACAACAAAATCCACCAGGTGCGCTTGCACATCGTGGAATTCCGCGGCTTCGAACGCTTCATCCAGGGCCGCCCCTACTGGGAGGTGCCGGTGATGGTGCAGCGTTTGTGCGGCATCTGCCCGGTGTCCCACCACCTGGCGGCCTCCAAGGCCATGGACCCCATCGTCGGCGCCCACCACCTGACGCCCACCGCGGAAAAAATCCGCCGGCTGATGCACTTCGGCCAGATCATGCAATCCCACGCCCTGCACTTCTTCCACCTGTGCTCGCCGGATTTGCTGTTCGGCTTCGACTCGGACGTGGCCAAGCGCAACATCGTCGGCGTGGCGGAAGCCCACCCGGAAACCGCCAAGCAGGGCGTGCTGCTGCGCAAGTTCGGCCAGGAAGTGATCCGCATGACCGCCGGCAAGCGCATCCACGGCACCGGCGCCATCCCCGGCGGCGTCAACAAATCCCTGACCGTCGCCGAGCGCGACGAGCTGCTGAAAGACGTTTACACCATGATCGCCTGGAGCCGCGACGCGGTGCACCTGGTGAAAAAACTGCACGACGCCAACCCCGCCCTCTACAACAGCTTCGGGCTATGCCGTTCCAACATGCTGTCCATCGTCGGCCACGAAGGCGCCATGGATTTGTACGACGGCAAGCTGCGCGCCCGCGACGCCGACGGCAAGCTGATTTTCGACGGGGTGGACTGCAACAACTACTACCAGACCATCGAAGAAGAAGTGCGTCCTTGGAGCTACATGAAGTTCCCCTTCATCAAAGCGCTGGGCAAGGAAGACGGCTGGTACAAAGTGGGGCCGCTGGCCCGCGTGCAAAACTGCGACAGCATCCCCACCGCTTTCGCCGACCACGAACGGCGCGATTTCATGGACTACGCCGGCGGCAGCCCGATCCACGCCTCCCTCGCCTTCCACTGGACGCGCATGATCGAAATGCTCCACGCCGTGGAAGGCATCAAGGAACTGCTGCACGACGACGACATCCTCGGCACCGAGCTCATGGCCACCGGCGAACGCAAGCGGGAAGGCATCGGCGTCATCGAAGCGCCGCGCGGCACCCTGTTCCACCACTACCGGGTGGACGATGACGACCTGGTCACCATGTGCAACCTGATCGTTTCCACCACCAACAACAACCAGGCCATGAACGAAGCCATCCGCCACGTGGCCAAGCGCTATCTGCACGGCCACGAAATCACCGAAGGCTTGCTCAACCACATCGAAGTGGCGATCCGCGCTTTCGATCCCTGCCTGTCCTGCGCCACCCACGCCCTGGGCAAAATGCCGCTCAAGGTGGAACTGGTGGATGCCGCCGGCCAACAGGTACACGAACTGTCGCGCGGCTTGTAA
- a CDS encoding hydrogenase maturation protease, translating to MPHAPCLIFAVGNESRGDDALGPLLLREIARRLEAGAASDRYELIEDFQLQVENVLDMAERQLVLFIDAGHGTPAPFNFYRPQPQAIGHSTHALPPEALLPVFEQVLHRPPPPAYVLCIRGERFELGEEVSPQARRHYEAALAFTERLLANATVESWDALAGMP from the coding sequence ATGCCCCACGCTCCTTGTCTCATCTTCGCCGTCGGCAACGAAAGCCGCGGCGACGATGCCTTAGGCCCCTTGCTGCTGCGGGAAATCGCCCGCCGCCTGGAAGCGGGCGCCGCCTCCGACCGCTACGAGCTGATCGAAGATTTCCAGCTGCAAGTGGAAAACGTGCTGGACATGGCCGAGCGGCAGCTGGTGCTGTTCATCGACGCCGGCCACGGCACGCCGGCGCCCTTCAATTTCTACCGTCCCCAACCCCAGGCCATCGGCCACAGCACCCACGCCCTGCCGCCGGAAGCGCTGCTGCCGGTATTCGAGCAAGTCCTGCATCGCCCGCCGCCGCCGGCTTACGTGCTTTGCATACGGGGAGAGAGGTTTGAGCTGGGCGAGGAGGTTTCGCCGCAAGCCCGCCGCCATTACGAGGCGGCGCTGGCGTTTACCGAGCGGTTACTGGCAAATGCCACCGTCGAGTCGTGGGACGCACTGGCGGGCATGCCCTAA